In Hevea brasiliensis isolate MT/VB/25A 57/8 chromosome 13, ASM3005281v1, whole genome shotgun sequence, a single genomic region encodes these proteins:
- the LOC110659723 gene encoding calnexin homolog, which translates to MGEAKRVSLRLALLFLVAFVSFGQLRASDDDKILYESFEDSFEGRWIVSDKDDYKGVWKHAKSEGHDEYGLLVSEKARKYAIVKELDNPAILKDGTIVLQFETRFQNGLECGGAYLKYLRPQEAGWTPKDFDSESPYSIMFGPDKCGATNKVHFILKHKNPKSGEYIEHHLKFPPSVPSDKLTHVYTAILKPDNELRILIDGEEKKKANFLSSDDFEPPLIPAKTIPDPDDKKPADWDERAKIPDANAVKPDDWDEDAPMEIEDEEAVKPEGWLDDEPEEIDDPEATKPEDWDDEEDGEWEAPKIDNPKCEEAPGCGEWKRPMKSNPAYKGKWHAPLIDNPNYKGIWKPQEIPNPNYFELEKPDFEPIAAVGIEIWTMQDGILFGNILIADNEKVAESLRQTKWKPKFGIEKEKQKAEDAAAGIDGLTGFQKKVFDLLYQIADVSFLSQHKDKIIDIIEKAEKQPNLTIGVLISIVLVILTVLLKLIFGGKKPAKVEDKPAPVAESSNKEGSSGEKAEEDEKEDDAAAAAPRRRRREN; encoded by the exons atggGAGAAGCGAAACGCGTCTCTCTGCGATTGGCTCTTTTGTTTTTGGTAGCTTTTGTTTCCTTCGGTCAGCTACGTGCCTCTGATGACGATAAG ATCCTTTACGAGTCTTTCGAGGATTCATTTGAAGGGCGATGGATTGTTTCTGATAAAGATGACTACAAAG GTGTATGGAAGCACGCAAAGAGTGAGGGTCATGATGAATATGGCCTTCTTGTTAGTGAGAAGGCTAGGAAGTATGCCATTGTGAAAGAGCTTGACAACCCTGCAATTCTAAAGGATGGGACAATTGTCCTTCAATTTGAGACTCGTTTCCAGAATGGGCTTGAATGTGGTGGTGCATACCTTAAATATCTACGACCCCAGGAAGCTGGGTGGACACCTAAGGATTTTGACAGTGAGTCTCCTTATTCAATAATGTTTGGACCTGACAAATGTGGGGCCACAAACAAAGTACACTTTATCCTAAAGCATAAGAACCCAAAGAGTGGAGAGTACATTGAACACCATCTCAAGTTCCCACCATCTGTTCCTTCAGACAAGCTTACTCATGTGTACACTGCTATTTTGAAACCTGACAATGAACTGCGAATTTTAATTGATGgggaggagaagaagaaggctaATTTCCTTTCTTCAGATGATTTTGAGCCTCCTCTAATTCCTGCCAAGACTATTCCTGATCCAGATGATAAGAAGCCTGCGGACTGGGATGAGAGAGCAAAAATTCCTGATGCTAATGCTGTGAAACCAGATGACTGGGATGAGGATGCACCTATGGAAATTGAAGATGAAGAGGCTGTGAAACCTGAAGGATGGTTAGATGATGAGCCTGAGGAAATTGATGATCCTGAAGCCACAAAACCTGAAGATTGGGATGATGAGGAAGATGGTGAATGGGAGGCACCAAAGATTGATAACCCAAAGTGTGAGGAAGCCCCTGGTTGTGGTGAATGGAAGAGGCCAATGAAGAGTAATCCAGCTTACAAAGGAAAATGGCATGCTCCACTAATTGACAACCCCAATTACAAGGGTATTTGGAAGCCACAGGAAATTCCAAACCCCAACtactttgagcttgaaaaaccagaCTTTGAGCCCATTGCTGCTGTTGGCATTGAGATATGGACAATGCAGGATGGCATTTTGTTTGGAAATATCTTGATTGCAGACAATGAAAAGGTTGCAGAGTCACTCAGGCAGACAAAGTGGAAGCCAAAGTTTGGCATTGAGAAAGAGAAACAGAAGGCTGAGGATGCAGCTGCTGGTATTGATGGTCTTACTGGCTTCCAG AAGAAGGTGTTTGACCTCCTGTACCAGATTGCAGACGTTTCTTTCTTAAGTCAGCACAAGGACAAAATTATT GATATCATCGAAAAGGCAGAGAAACAACCAAACCTTACAATTGGTGTCCTCATATCCATTGTCTTGGTGATATTAACTGTTCTCCTTAAGCTTATTTTTGGTGGGAAGAAGCCA GCAAAAGTAGAGGACAAACCAGCTCCAGTTGCTGAGTCTTCCAACAAGGAAGGAAGCAGCGGAGAGAAAGCAGAAGAAGATGAGAAGGAAGATGATGCTGCGGCTGCTGCTCCTCGCAGAAGGAGACGTGAAAACTAA